A genome region from Glycine max cultivar Williams 82 chromosome 5, Glycine_max_v4.0, whole genome shotgun sequence includes the following:
- the RLK1 gene encoding receptor-like protein kinase 1 precursor translates to MRVLVLFFLFLHSLQAARISEYRALLSFKASSLTDDPTHALSSWNSSTPFCSWFGLTCDSRRHVTSLNLTSLSLSGTLSDDLSHLPFLSHLSLADNKFSGPIPASFSALSALRFLNLSNNVFNATFPSQLNRLANLEVLDLYNNNMTGELPLSVAAMPLLRHLHLGGNFFSGQIPPEYGTWQHLQYLALSGNELAGTIAPELGNLSSLRELYIGYYNTYSGGIPPEIGNLSNLVRLDAAYCGLSGEIPAELGKLQNLDTLFLQVNALSGSLTPELGSLKSLKSMDLSNNMLSGEVPASFAELKNLTLLNLFRNKLHGAIPEFVGELPALEVLQLWENNFTGSIPQNLGNNGRLTLVDLSSNKITGTLPPNMCYGNRLQTLITLGNYLFGPIPDSLGKCKSLNRIRMGENFLNGSIPKGLFGLPKLTQVELQDNLLTGQFPEDGSIATDLGQISLSNNQLSGSLPSTIGNFTSMQKLLLNGNEFTGRIPPQIGMLQQLSKIDFSHNKFSGPIAPEISKCKLLTFIDLSGNELSGEIPNKITSMRILNYLNLSRNHLDGSIPGNIASMQSLTSVDFSYNNFSGLVPGTGQFGYFNYTSFLGNPELCGPYLGPCKDGVANGPRQPHVKGPFSSSLKLLLVIGLLVCSILFAVAAIFKARALKKASEARAWKLTAFQRLDFTVDDVLDCLKEDNIIGKGGAGIVYKGAMPNGGNVAVKRLPAMSRGSSHDHGFNAEIQTLGRIRHRHIVRLLGFCSNHETNLLVYEYMPNGSLGEVLHGKKGGHLHWDTRYKIAVEAAKGLCYLHHDCSPLIVHRDVKSNNILLDSNFEAHVADFGLAKFLQDSGASECMSAIAGSYGYIAPEYAYTLKVDEKSDVYSFGVVLLELVTGRKPVGEFGDGVDIVQWVRKMTDSNKEGVLKVLDSRLPSVPLHEVMHVFYVAMLCVEEQAVERPTMREVVQILTELPKPPSSKHAITESSLSSSNSLGSPTTASKEPKDNQHPPQSPPPDLLSI, encoded by the exons ATGCGAGTCCTCGTCTTGTTCTTCCTTTTCCTCCACTCCCTCCAAGCAGCGCGCATCTCAGAGTACCGCGCGCTGCTCTCTTTCAAAGCCTCCTCCTTAACCGACGACCCCACCCATGCTCTCTCCTCCTGGAACTCCTCCACTCCCTTCTGCTCCTGGTTCGGCCTCACGTGCGACTCTCGCCGCCACGTGACCAGCCTCAACTTAACCTCGTTATCTCTCTCCGGCACTTTATCCGATGACCTCTCCCACCTTCCGTTCCTCTCGCACCTCTCCCTCGCCGACAATAAGTTCTCCGGCCCCATCCCCGCCTCTTTCTCCGCCCTCTCCGCCCTCCGCTTCCTCAACCTCTCCAACAACGTTTTCAACGCCACCTTCCCTTCCCAGCTCAATCGCCTCGCCAACCTTGAGGTTCTCGACCTCTACAACAACAACATGACCGGAGAACTTCCTCTCTCCGTCGCTGCCATGCCCCTCCTCCGCCACCTTCACCTCGGCGGCAACTTCTTCTCCGGCCAGATCCCTCCCGAGTACGGCACCTGGCAGCACCTCCAGTACCTCGCCCTCTCCGGCAACGAGCTCGCCGGCACCATCGCGCCCGAGCTCGGAAACCTCTCCTCCCTCCGCGAGCTCTACATCGGCTACTACAACACCTACTCCGGCGGCATCCCGCCCGAGATTGGAAACCTGTCCAACCTCGTCCGGTTAGACGCCGCCTACTGCGGCCTCTCCGGCGAGATTCCGGCGGAGCTCGGGAAGCTCCAGAATCTGGACACGCTGTTTCTTCAGGTGAATGCGCTCTCCGGCTCGCTCACCCCCGAGCTGGGGAGCCTCAAGAGCCTCAAGTCCATGGACCTCTCCAACAACATGCTCTCCGGCGAGGTTCCGGCGAGTTTTGCGGAGCTGAAGAATCTTACTCTGTTGAACCTGTTCCGGAACAAGCTCCACGGCGCGATTCCTGAGTTTGTTGGAGAGTTACCGGCCTTGGAGGTGTTGCAGCTTTGGGAGAACAACTTCACTGGGAGCATTCCTCAGAATTTGGGGAATAATGGAAGACTCACTCTCGTTGATCTTTCTTCGAACAAGATAACAGGGACGCTTCCTCCTAATATGTGTTACGGGAACCGTCTTCAGACTCTGATAACTCTCGGGAACTATCTGTTCGGTCCCATTCCTGATTCGCTTGGGAAATGCAAGTCTCTGAATAGGATTCGAATGGGAGAGAACTTTCTGAACGGTTCTATTCCGAAGGGTCTATTTGGGCTTCCGAAGCTTACCCAGGTTGAGCTTCAAGATAATCTTCTCACGGGGCAGTTTCCGGAAGATGGTTCCATTGCCACTGATCTTGGTCAGATTAGTCTCTCTAATAACCAGCTCTCTGGGTCGTTGCCATCTACCATTGGCAACTTCACTAGCATGCAGAAGCTTCTTCTTAATGGTAACGAGTTTACGGGGCGAATTCCTCCTCAGATTGGGATGTTGCAACAACTTTCTAAGATTGATTTTAGCCATAACAAGTTCTCGGGTCCCATTGCTCCTGAGATAAGTAAGTGCAAGCTTTTGACCTTCATTGATCTCAGCGGTAATGAGCTCTCTGGTGAGATTCCAAACAAGATTACTTCCATGCGGATTTTGAATTATCTCAACCTTTCAAGAAACCATCTTGATGGGTCCATTCCAGGCAACATTGCCTCTATGCAGAGTCTAACTTCTGTTGATTTTTCATACAACAATTTCTCTGGTTTGGTTCCCGGCACTGGGCAATTCGGCTACTTTAACTACACTTCTTTCTTAGGGAACCCTGAACTCTGTGGCCCTTATTTGGGTCCTTGTAAGGATGGTGTTGCCAATGGCCCTCGACAACCTCATGTTAAAGGtccattctcttcttctctgAAGCTTTTGTTGGTTATTGGGTTGCTTGTGTGCTCCATACTATTCGCAGTTGCGGCAATATTCAAAGCCCGGGCTTTGAAGAAGGCCAGTGAAGCTAGAGCATGGAAATTAACCGCATTCCAGCGTTTGGACTTCACTGTTGATGATGTTTTGGATTGCTTGAAGGAGGACAACATAATAGGGAAAGGGGGTGCTGGCATTGTGTACAAAGGGGCAATGCCGAACGGGGGTAACGTTGCTGTGAAGAGGTTACCAGCTATGAGCAGAGGATCATCCCATGATCATGGTTTCAATGCTGAGATTCAGACATTGGGGAGGATTCGACACAGACACATTGTTAGACTGCTGGGTTTCTGTTCAAACCATGAGACAAATCTCTTGGTGTATGAGTACATGCCTAATGGAAGTTTAGGTGAGGTTCTTCATGGCAAGAAAGGGGGCCACTTGCATTGGGACACTAGGTATAAGATTGCTGTGGAGGCTGCTAAGGGTCTTTGCTATCTACACCATGACTGCTCACCACTCATCGTCCATAGAGATGTTAAATCCAACAACATCCTTCTTGATTCCAATTTTGAAGCACATGTTGCTGATTTTGGGCTCGCTAAGTTCCTGCAAGATTCTGGAGCATCTGAATGCATGTCTGCTATTGCTGGTTCTTATGGATACATAGCTCCAG AGTATGCCTACACTTTGAAAGTCGATGAGAAAAGCGATGTGTACAGCTTTGGAGTGGTTCTTTTGGAGCTTGTAACAGGCAGGAAACCAGTTGGCGAGTTTGGTGATGGTGTGGACATTGTGCAATGGGTTAGAAAAATGACAGACTCAAACAAGGAAGGTGTTCTAAAAGTTCTTGATTCCAGACTTCCCTCAGTTCCACTTCATGAGGTGATGCATGTTTTCTATGTAGCCATGCTATGTGTTGAGGAACAGGCAGTGGAACGGCCTACAATGCGCGAAGTTGTTCAAATTCTGACCGAGCTTCCAAAGCCACCAAGCTCAAAACATGCAATCACAGAATCCTCTTTGTCGTCATCAAACAGTTTAGGGTCTCCAACCACGGCATCAAAGGAACCTAAAGATAATCAACATCCTCCTCAGTCGCCACCACCCGATCTACTTAGTATTTGA